The Paroedura picta isolate Pp20150507F chromosome 17, Ppicta_v3.0, whole genome shotgun sequence genome contains the following window.
CTCCGCTCCTTGGCCCATCCGCAGCGCTCCACCCCGCCCACCTTCCTGTCTGCGGCTCAGCTCTGGCctgctccccctctcctccccagctcTGGAGCGCAGCAAGATTTCCGCTAGTTTTGGAGAATTTGGCTTCataagcacaaagaacaggagGCCTCAGTTGGCCTCAGCTTGCCATCTCTTGGCAATGGATCcctttgaggggagggggctcacATTCTTTAAAGCACCCACCTTTCCCATGGCTCcagaggggccacacaggcccccTCTCCTTCGCAGACCCAGCGGCAGGCGTGGTGTGGGGACTCCCAAACGTGAGCTCAGGTCAGCTGGGAGGAAGAACGGATGAGCGGCGACATGATAAGAGGTTAACAGAAGGAGGCACGGGACAGAGAAGGTTGAGGAGGACGTCCTCTTCTCCCTTTCCCGCCATGCAAGAACGCATGGGCACGCCATGAAATGAAGGAGCACATCAATTCCCTGCTGCACAAGGTATAGACAGAACAATTTGCCTGGGgcaggatgctctgtcttcttgaggCTGGGTTGGGGGCAGTGAAAACCACGGAGAATtcgactggatgggccattggcctgatccaccatggcttctcttgaaatggggggggggcagatttctctgcagaaaaggagggcctgggggcagggaagccaaGTGCAGGGCAGCCAGGGCCTGCCAAGCAGCACACAAAGAAAAGCACAGCTGGAGCTCTCAGACTGCTCACACCAGGGAACAAAGGGTGACCCAGAAAACTGGATGGCGTCGACAGCCCGTTCCACGCAGGGGGTGTcaccacaccccctcccccatgaggaATCCTGGCTAGTAAAACTGTCTTGGGATATCCCCCCTGTGCCCCTCTGGGGCATAAATAgctttgttggcaggggcttattcCCTCTGGGGCATAAATAGCTTtgttgacaggggctcctgggtattgtagtccatggaaatctggagagtcaACATTTGGCCGCTCCTCCCTCTACCGCCATTCACAAGGCCTTGGGCTTGGCGTTCTGTGCagcgtcccctccctccccctgtgaTTTGGTGAGCTGTAGCCCATCGGCTTAACCGCCTGCCCTCCTAAAATCtaagaaatgcattttaaataccGTTTCCACCACTTGAGATTCTAAGCAGATCAGAGCGATCGTCACTTTGGGGAATTGTCCCAGGGACCCACGTTAAAGGAGATACTTAAGCCATTTTTTCCTCCACaaaagaaagattaaaaaaaaagcaatcatATTTGGGAGGGGGACCAAAATGTGCTCCGAGGGGGGTCGTCTAGCTGAACAACCATCCCAAGGGGAAAGATCTCATTTCACGCTTGAGGTGAGGAATTCACCGTAGCGCCCTGCTGTCCCTGGAATTTGGTTTCCTTGGTTTGGAAAAGGGAATTTGATAAACGTAATAACACCGGGAAGGCCAGTGAATGGTCAGCAGACCTTCTGACTTCCTTATTCAGAACAAGCTGGAATgcagaggcaccttgaagaccagcaaagttttagttAACTTCTTCAGACAACGACAAAGTCTGATTTTTCACgcgtgtgcacacaaaagctttaaaTAAAAGTCTTGTTGTTCTtccaggtgcccccggactccatCCTTCCTTCAGAGCAACGTGGCCACCCACCCGAATATTTCCTCGCTCAGAGGCAGTCTCCGCATGATGATGCATGAGGCGGGCGCGACAAGACGGCAACACTGTTCCCCACATCCTCCTTTTTAGCCCACCTGGTGGGCCAGTGAGTGAAAGAGAAAGTAGGACGCCACAAGCCTGGCTGCTTCTTACAGGCTTCAGTGAGGCTGCCTCATGTGGACTAGTGGCCTCTTTGTATGCTTTGAGAGAGAGTGAAGGAAGAGCAAAAGGATTCGTCTGTGCCCTAAAAGCATCCCAGGCTTGGGAAACAGCCCGGGTTCTGCACACTTCCCATGCTGGGGGACGGAGGGATTCCATTCCCCTCTGATTCCAGGACGCCTCTCTTGTCTGCAAAGAGCGAATGCGCCAGAAGAGTTCAGGCCCCCAGAATGATGATATTCTTTGACCTTCACATGTTCGCAGCGACACCTAGTGGAAAGCTGTTCCCACTCTCCAAAATGCACTTTTCCTGCACATTCAGgggctggtctgaagcaggacgCGGTTTGAGCACAGGGCAGCCTGGAGGCCGACCAAGCTCAgctctgggcataagcttttgtgtgcctggtCCATTCGTCAAggacagtgaaacagaatatgcTCAACCGCTGTGTTTCGGCAGAGAGGGCAGGGaggtttaattgccaggaagagctGGCTGCATGCATCAGACTCTGGGTGGATTAAGGCAGATAAAATATTGACTTGGCACCCAAGATGTTCCCAGCATCATCCCGATATACATACAAATCAGTGACAATTTCAACAGGCTCAAAACCTTCCGACACACCTTTCAAAACTCAACTCAAAAACAGTCTGGAGGGTGGCACAGGGCCGGCCCCTCCCCATCTTTCCTGGGGACAGTTTGGAAGCCAGGTTATTTTGGTGCCCAGGACTTTGACTCTTAGCTCGATGGCTTTCGGCATGGCCCAGAAAGTATTGATAATTACCCGCCTAAAGGAAGGGCCCGTCCTGTACCCAGCGAGGCCGTACAGCAGCCACTTCCCCTGGCCCTTTCACAGCCTTGTCTCCTGAAGGGCCTGGAGCAGCACAAATGAAGCACACCGTGAAACCGGGCCATAAACCACCACCAACCACGAATCCCTGCCAGGCGTGTATTTCGTTGGCGGTTAAGCACATACCCCAGGCCAATTTAGTTCCTGGTTCGACACAAGAGGACGTCTCTTAGACAAAAGCCCCCGAGGAAGTTGTTCTGTACACAACAGTCGAAAAGTTTCAGCGCCTTATTTCTGTTCCTCCAGAGTGCTGCTCTTCTCAGAGGTCTGGACTGCAGTAATCTTCCACAGCTCCtggttggtggggagggggggagaaagcacaGATTCTAATCAAAACAAGCCATCTGACAAGCCTGCGGTCCCTTTTCTTTCTAGGACGTGGAACTTCATTATTAGCACACAAATCATAACTGTGTGGAAACTCCCTTTCATTCGAATTCCACAGGTGAGAGCCTACGGCTGAATTTTGTGTTCATGTAAGGATGTAGACGCAGCCGAGTTGGATCAGACTGACAGTGCAGCATTGGACCTGATCTAGCATCCTCTCCCGCATCCAGTGGGACTTCCCAGATGGCCCCAGACAGCCAAGTCGGGCTCCAAGGGAGGGGATTAAGAACACCCCAGCCAGGATGCTAAACTCCCTTCATAAATGGATGGCACAGACTCATGTGGAATACTGGGTACGGTTCTGGTCGCCACCCCAATCTTAGAAGCACTGCgaaaggtgcagaaaagagtAACAAAAATAATTGAGGGGATGGAACACCATCCCTGTCAAGAAAGGGGCTATGGCCCTTTGGCTCCGAGGGAGGGTGACATCATacgaggtttacaaaattatgcctgGGACCGAGACGGCAGAGGAACAGGGAGACGCTAGTTTTCCAAGCCCTGGAACCCACCAGCTGCTCAACTCGCTCGTAAACAATCTGCTGCgggaaggagaggcagaggggCTCGGCCGCGTATCTCATTCTGCCGTCTTTGAGGTTCACCAGGTCATCTAGGGTGTTTCGAAAGTGACTATAAGCTTCGCACGCGACATCCATGTGTCTTAAGGTGAAGTTGagcctacagagagagagagagagagagagacttatcTTAAAGTGGAAAGCAGCTGCCTTTTCCCAGGAGAATATATTGTCTGGTTCATAAGACAACCCCTGCAGATTCAGCGAGGacgtgggaagggggggggagctattttCTCTGCTGTTTGCAGTCTCTCCTGGCAGCAGGCTTTGCTTGCCATTCTCCCAGGACCCTGCTCCCTGGGCACTTGTTTCTATCTGGCTTCATCAACACGAGGCAAAATTGAATACAAAGAAAGGAAacgagagggggaaaggggggggagcgtTAAAAACAAACAGATGCCAACCCGGAGGATATCTGAAGAGCTTTCTCTGTTCGCAGTCTCACTGGAGGGGCAGCCAAACACAACtgagtgtgggaggggggattttctcattgtgaacacacacgcacacttcaAGCGGCAATTCCTTAGTAATATAAAAATGTCTctgcctgcttttctcccaacaCACTTGCAGCCCATGGGATGGGGTGAAGCGAGCGTCATTTTAAGACACTTGTAAATCAGTTTAaaaacattctcagcctaacctaagtAACAAACATAACAGGTAGACTGTAACCCATGGGGTATGCCCAgtaatcaggggtggccagatgtccatggactgcaattcccagttcgccacccctgccctaccttcttccaccccacccccccattacTGAGGCTGTCCCAAATTCTCGGCTTTGAAAACGTTCTGAGCCAGCGGAAGTTCCTGAGCCGCCTTCAACAGCAGCAGCCCCGCGCAGAGTCCTTGAGCTTGCTGGCACCACAGTCCTCATCTAGCCAAGAGTCTAGTCAGGGCTGTTGAGACAGATCTCTGCAACTGGAGTGCTCCGTTTAGGCTGAGCACTAAAGACGGGCCTCACAGCTCCGGAAGTCTGAAGCCTCCTTCCACCCCCAAAGGACCTTCTTCCAGCGTCGGCGGATCTTCCGGCGGGGGAAGAGGACTCATCTCCAAGCACACGTAGCTCCACGCTGCTCTGATGGGTCGAGGGGAGTTCAGGGAAATTTCGCGTCTAGCCAGGCTCTCAAAGAGCCTCTCTAGCCAATTCCTCTTGACGGAACTGCAGGCAATCTGGAACTCTGCAGGGCGGTTCCCATCAAAACAATTCTCGCCCGCTTCATTTTGCCTTGATGAGCGCAATTGTTTTCCGGACTCTCCCGAGAGCAGTTTGCTCTTCCGCGCGTGGAGGGAGTCTGACTTTGTTTTCTGTGCTCCCAAAGAGAGGCTGCCTCTTTCGAACACGGAGGGAGTCTTGACTGGCCTCTTCTGGAAGCTTTTTGAGAACACGGCGCGGCTGCCGGCTCCCGAGCCGAAAAGGCTGCTTGCGTTAATAACACGCACCACGAAGGCGCTGCTAGAGGCTCCCCTCACCTCTTTTCTATCGACAGGTAGACCGCGCAGGGGCGTTTCAAGTGGCGGCTGAGTCGGCACAGCGTTCTGAAGAAGGCGTCTGTCAGATCGTCATCGTAGAAGACTGCTcgggagaagagaaacaaacaggTGAGGAGGAAgcgagggggggggcagcggtgAGCACGCAAACTTCTGGTTCTGTTCCAAAGCCGATTTTTAAACAGGGTCAGAAGCCGTCATCCATCTCAAAATCTGAGCATATGAGGCGGCCGTGCACTGAATCACACCATTGGCCCATTGGCCTGGTGAGGCCTCCTCTAACCAGCTAGGGATGGCCCCTTTCAACATCAATGGCTGGACCCCTCGTAAGTGAGATTCCATGGAAGAGGCAGGCTGAACAACTGAGAGTGGGACCGGAGAGGCCAGAATCCAGGCCGAGAGGCCTAAGGCAGGGCCGCCCAGGTAAGGCTAGAAGTAGACAGGTATAATTTGGAGGACCAGGAACACATGAATCAAACCTTTTGGCCCACCGTGGCCTGTCTGGCCTACTCACACTGGGAGGAGCTCTCCTGGCTCTCAGACTTTTCCCATTTTCACCAGGAGCTGCTgcggactgaaccggggaccttctgcctgcccagcagatgctctgccactgaggcctGGCCCTTCATAAGggctgcagggagaggggaaTATGGAAATCCCGTCCTACTCCCCAGCCCCCACCAAATCAATCAGCTCAAGTGAGCGGTTTCTCCTTGTTTGAGACCGACAAGCCCCAGAGACGTCTGGCTTCAAGCACACACAACCCAGAAGCCTTGGCAGATGCAGCTCCTTACCGTCAGCGGCCAGAATCACGGTGGTGAGATCGTGCAGCTCTACAATCTCTTGGTCAGACCAGCTGTAGGGGACGTCAGGATctgaaaaatccccccccaaaagagcAGGAAGAACTTAATGTCATATCGTTGCAGCATGTAAATGGAAACCCCCAACACACGAATCTGGGGCTGGcgattcttgtatgctgcttgCCCCGCCCCCTGGGAGCCCACGGGCCACGGCTCTCGTGGTGAGTTCACGGGCAGAGGATGTTCACTCCCAGCTGCAAAGACATTCAAGGGGTTACCTACCCATGCAGAGCTCTTCGTGCAGCCAGTCCAGCAGCCTGACCTTAACGGAACTTCCTGGGAATCAGTTAGAGAGGGTGCATTAATGACTGTGAATTTGGAAATGCAGGGAATTCTTCTTGCAGtaagagaattttaaaaatgcagaagaCAGGAGGGGATTTTCATctaaaaaagtggagaaatgtTCAGCAAAGGGGGGGAATGAAATCTTCCAAATCCTATAGAGTTCTGGGAACAGAACACCAATCACACcaatcatccatccatccctccctccctccctccatccatcctagACTTTTTATATGTCTACTTTTCTCCTGTTTTTACGAGCTACCGCCAACCAGGCACAAGTTTAACTTGTCCAACAACCCTTCAGAGGCGAGCCACACTACTTAAAAGTGGCTCAAACTTTTGCTGAGATTAGGGTGACAGGCTGTCCAAAGAAACGTTCTCCGCTTGCAAAGAGGCCTTACCAGCCGGCTCAAAGATGTGCTTGTTCAAAGCTACGTTGCGTTCACACGTGGCCAGAAGGTCTTCGCCGACGTCTGGGAAAACATTTGGAGAGGCAAACGTCAGGCTTCTTCAAGTCAGGACGATGGGAGGCCGTGAAAACCTCCCAGAAGAACGCAAGCGGAGAGCTGGATTCGAGTCTATTAGCGCCACAGAGAGATCGACAAGGCTTCCGGGGGACAACCTTTTGAGAGTGAAAGCTCCCTATCCGATGACGGCAGCTTCGACTCTTGAAAGCTGATCCTCCGGAAACCTCGCTGGTCTCAAATTCGGCTCTTGTCCTAACACGGCAAGCCTTCCCAAAGCAGACGCCCGTCAGGTTTCTCCTCCGGCCTTTAAAGGCTTCAACTGACTTAATTCATCTGCACcctgccttcctcctctcctcccttttctccccccagCAGCCCTGGGAGGTCGGTCAGGTTGAGAGAGCGCGACGGGACTAAAGGCAGCCGGCAAGCATTGACCCCACAAGAGGGGCTTCGAACCAGGATCAAATCACCTCGCAGAGAGGATACCTGTGCAGTAGACGGTCCTGGCCGTCATCGCTGTGGCAATACTGACAATCCCGGTGCCTCCCCCAAGTTCGAGCACGGTGCAGCCTTTGAACAGGTCTCGCTCGGAGAGGATGTAGTCCGCGAGCAGGAACGCCCCTCTCCAGACCTTCAGGGTGGGAGGCAGTCAGAGGAAGACCACAAGTTAGGggttataccctgctcttctctACCTTATTGAGTCTCTAGAGTGGCTTCCCaccgcctttcccttcctctcccccacaacaggcaccttatgaagtacgtggggctgggagagttcggagagagctgtggctggccaaaggtcacccagcaggctttgtgtGGAGGGAGACTCAAACCCAGGTCAGAGTCTGCTGCTTTTGGCCACCACTCCATGCTGGCTTAATGCGATAAATACCCACCTGCTtgcccacatcttccaaaggggtCGCCATGGTGTGCTCTGGagggaaaaaagcaaaataatagcAAAAGCCAGAACACCCCTGATGTGAGGCTACCATTAAAAGCTGTTAGGGAAAtgtcagctggtgcagaacatgGTGGGGGTGGCTGGCAGGGATCATCCAGAGAGATTCACACTGGCTGCCCATCCATTCCTGGGCACAGGTCAGAGGACCGTTAGGGTCCTAAATGGCTGAAGGCCTGCCTCTCCCCATATCATCCACCAGCTTCCGTTCTCCCCTGAAGCCTTGATCTCTTGGCGAGATGAGGCGGGTGGCAACTGGGGACAGGGCCTTTCCGGGAGTGGCCCCTGGCCTGTGAAGCACTCTACCCCTTGAGGCTTGCCCACCCAGAATCGCATTTGGAACGCGCTGGGAAGGACGAAACCGGGCTGCGTCCAAGTGCTGTGTCACTGACCTATTTTAATAACGTCACAGTCGCTGTCTTCATGCTCCTCCTCGTCCAAGAGGCCTCTGCCTTGAGTCAAAATGATGGGGCACACTTTGTCCCTGGGAAGATCCTCCGCTTCCTCATGGGGCAACCGGGGCTTTCGGACCACTTCCAAATCCCCGTCTTCGTCCAACAGAGCTGCGATCCCTTCGGAAGCTTTCCTTCCCTCGACAGAGGCCGTTggtgccccctcctcctccagctcctcccCGTACAGCCACTGGCACTTAGCATTGTGTTTTTTAACGTCTTCCGCTTTTTTCTTCAGTTTCCGGCGACTTCCGTCCAAAAGGAGATGGAACCGCGAGAGAAATACTAAAAAGAGAAGAA
Protein-coding sequences here:
- the METTL22 gene encoding methyltransferase-like protein 22 isoform X3, which gives rise to MDEMTFRSDTVLSDVHMHTPSRRHLMVRLNSVGQPVFLSRFHLLLDGSRRKLKKKAEDVKKHNAKCQWLYGEELEEEGAPTASVEGRKASEGIAALLDEDGDLEVVRKPRLPHEEAEDLPRDKVCPIILTQGRGLLDEEEHEDSDCDVIKIEHTMATPLEDVGKQVWRGAFLLADYILSERDLFKGCTVLELGGGTGIVSIATAMTARTVYCTDVGEDLLATCERNVALNKHIFEPAGSSVKVRLLDWLHEELCMDPDVPYSWSDQEIVELHDLTTVILAADVFYDDDLTDAFFRTLCRLSRHLKRPCAVYLSIEKRLNFTLRHMDVACEAYSHFRNTLDDLVNLKDGRMRYAAEPLCLSFPQQIVYERVEQLELWKITAVQTSEKSSTLEEQK
- the METTL22 gene encoding methyltransferase-like protein 22 isoform X2; translation: MTAKQLGINRRIQRCCLPYPATAVAGEREAMDEMTFRSDTVLSDVHMHTPSRRHLMVRLNSVGQPVFLSRFHLLLDGSRRKLKKKAEDVKKHNAKCQWLYGEELEEEGAPTASVEGRKASEGIAALLDEDGDLEVVRKPRLPHEEAEDLPRDKVCPIILTQGRGLLDEEEHEDSDCDVIKIEHTMATPLEDVGKQVWRGAFLLADYILSERDLFKGCTVLELGGGTGIVSIATAMTARTVYCTDVGEDLLATCERNVALNKHIFEPAGSSVKVRLLDWLHEELCMDPDVPYSWSDQEIVELHDLTTVILAADVFYDDDLTDAFFRTLCRLSRHLKRPCAVYLSIEKRLNFTLRHMDVACEAYSHFRNTLDDLVNLKDGRMRYAAEPLCLSFPQQIVYERVEQLELWKITAVQTSEKSSTLEEQK
- the METTL22 gene encoding methyltransferase-like protein 22 isoform X1, with translation MASSAGMAFAGRLREGRCCLPYPATAVAGEREAMDEMTFRSDTVLSDVHMHTPSRRHLMVRLNSVGQPVFLSRFHLLLDGSRRKLKKKAEDVKKHNAKCQWLYGEELEEEGAPTASVEGRKASEGIAALLDEDGDLEVVRKPRLPHEEAEDLPRDKVCPIILTQGRGLLDEEEHEDSDCDVIKIEHTMATPLEDVGKQVWRGAFLLADYILSERDLFKGCTVLELGGGTGIVSIATAMTARTVYCTDVGEDLLATCERNVALNKHIFEPAGSSVKVRLLDWLHEELCMDPDVPYSWSDQEIVELHDLTTVILAADVFYDDDLTDAFFRTLCRLSRHLKRPCAVYLSIEKRLNFTLRHMDVACEAYSHFRNTLDDLVNLKDGRMRYAAEPLCLSFPQQIVYERVEQLELWKITAVQTSEKSSTLEEQK